In Xyrauchen texanus isolate HMW12.3.18 chromosome 32, RBS_HiC_50CHRs, whole genome shotgun sequence, the following proteins share a genomic window:
- the zgc:113307 gene encoding lumican — translation MDIMPLLLLLSVCGPTGASMVDLDYGGVPLWINRFLGEPSVLTLKDRMDPGWFRAVNTQSCPLDCDCPIQWPSAIYCDNRGLDQLPVGLPHRTQYLFLQGNNITSLSSRAFANATNLRWLLLDHNQLLSEQLDNALFSNLTFLVNLFINNNNLTEVPVGLPRGLKQLRLAYNHIEKISPGVFQNLESLTLLLLQGNRLKTIEEGDFKGFVALYLLDLSHNFLETFPKHLPSSIQQLYLSNNSLTGLTENSLQSFNGLHYLRLGHNKLANEGLHPEAFNLTSLVELDLSYNQLTEIPTVPTTLQYLYLEVNHIQEFNVSSFCRAVGPTSYSRLKVLRLDGNKMEYHKLPPDWVFCLRVLHNIYI, via the exons ATGGATATCATGCCACTTCTCCTATTACTCTCTGTGTGTGGGCCAACTGGGGCCTCCATGGTTGACTTGGACTATGGAGGTGTACCACTCTGGATCAACCGATTTTTAGGAGAGCCAAGTGTGTTGACCTTGAAAGATCGAATGGACCCTGGATGGTTTCGAGCAGTTAATACGCAAAGTTGTCCCTTGGACTGCGACTGCCCGATCCAGTGGCCCTCAGCCATCTACTGTGACAACAGGGGTCTTGATCAGCTTCCCGTTGGCCTTCCACACCGCACACAATACCTTTTCCTCCAAGGTAATAACATCACTTCCCTCAGCTCCAGAGCATTTGCCAATGCCACCAACTTGCGCTGGTTGCTCTTGGATCACAACCAGCTACTGAGTGAGCAACTTGATAATGCGCTGTTCTCCAATCTGACCTTCTTGGTAAATCTCTTCATTAACAATAATAACCTGACAGAGGTGCCAGTCGGACTTCCCAGGGGTCTCAAACAACTGCGACTTGCATATAATCACATTGAGAAGATTTCTCCGGGTGTTTTCCAAAATCTGGAGAGTTTAACGTTACTTCTATTGCAAGGCAATCGTCTGAAGACTATTGAAGAGGGTGACTTCAAAG GTTTTGTAGCCCTCTACTTACTTGATCTCAGTCACAACTTCCTGGAAACTTTCCCCAAACATCTGCCCTCATCTATCCAGCAGCTTTACCTTTCAAACAACTCTTTGACTGGCCTAACTGAGAACAGTCTTCAGAGTTTTAATGGACTCCATTATCTACGGCTTGGACACAACAAATTGGCGAATGAAGGGCTGCACCCTGAAGCTTTTAACCTCACATCTCTGGTAGAGCTGGACCTTTCGTATAACCAGCTGACCGAAATCCCAACAGTTCCCACTACCCTTCAGTACCTTTATCTGGAGGTAAACCATATCCAAG AGTTCAACGTGAGCAGTTTCTGCAGGGCAGTGGGACCCACATCATATTCGCGTTTGAAGGTACTAAGGCTAGATGGTAATAAGATGGAGTATCACAAGCTGCCTCCTGATTGGGTGTTCTGTCTACGAGTCCttcataacatttatatttga